The Muricauda sp. SCSIO 65647 genome includes a region encoding these proteins:
- a CDS encoding DUF2480 family protein, translated as MAEEIVNRVAQSKLITFDLEELYPEGERRVLDIKEWLYEGLILREKEFRFKVDEHDWSQYADSYVALTCSSDAIVPGWAFMLLASKLQPFAKKVVRGDSETLETLLYQEIIQSLDVSSFEDKPVIIKGCANKPVPENAYLMAIAKIQPVAKSVMYGEACSSVPLHKRK; from the coding sequence ATGGCAGAAGAAATAGTAAATAGGGTCGCGCAAAGTAAACTGATCACCTTTGATTTGGAAGAACTCTATCCAGAAGGGGAAAGGAGGGTGCTTGACATCAAAGAGTGGCTTTACGAGGGGTTGATCTTACGTGAAAAAGAATTCCGGTTTAAAGTTGACGAGCACGATTGGTCGCAATATGCCGATTCTTATGTGGCCCTTACCTGTTCTTCAGATGCCATTGTGCCCGGTTGGGCGTTTATGCTGCTCGCTTCCAAACTACAGCCTTTTGCAAAAAAAGTGGTTCGAGGTGATTCAGAGACACTCGAGACCTTATTGTATCAAGAAATCATTCAAAGCCTAGATGTTTCCAGCTTTGAAGACAAGCCTGTTATCATCAAAGGCTGTGCAAACAAACCCGTACCTGAAAATGCCTATCTCATGGCTATCGCCAAAATACAGCCTGTCGCCAAAAGTGTGATGTACGGTGAGGCCTGCTCTTCTGTGCCCTTGCACAAAAGAAAATAA
- a CDS encoding DUF59 domain-containing protein, with protein MGEDTKTIDTAELGEKIVRVLKTIYDPEIPVDIYELGLIYDVFVNEDYDVKILMTLTSPNCPVAETLPVEVEEKVKSLDVVKGAEVEITFDPPWTQDLMSEEAKLELGLL; from the coding sequence ATGGGTGAAGACACAAAGACCATTGATACTGCCGAACTGGGAGAAAAAATAGTACGGGTATTAAAAACGATTTATGACCCCGAGATACCTGTTGATATCTATGAATTGGGGCTGATTTATGATGTCTTTGTCAATGAAGATTATGATGTCAAGATTCTGATGACCCTTACTTCGCCGAATTGCCCAGTGGCAGAAACACTGCCCGTTGAAGTAGAGGAAAAAGTGAAATCTTTGGACGTGGTCAAGGGTGCCGAGGTCGAGATTACCTTTGACCCACCATGGACACAAGATCTTATGAGTGAAGAAGCCAAACTTGAGTTGGGACTTTTATAA
- a CDS encoding SufE family protein translates to MTIAEIQDEIVDEFSMFDDWMQRYEYMIELGKSLPLIDDQYKTDDNLIKGCQSKVWVHAELEGDKLVFTADSDAIITKGIIAILIRAYSDQRPQDIIEANTGFIDEIGLKEHLSPTRANGLVSMIKQLKLYAVAYQTQLN, encoded by the coding sequence ATGACCATTGCCGAGATACAAGACGAGATAGTAGATGAGTTTTCGATGTTCGATGACTGGATGCAGCGTTATGAGTATATGATCGAATTGGGCAAATCACTACCGTTGATAGATGACCAATATAAGACTGATGATAACCTCATCAAGGGCTGCCAAAGCAAGGTTTGGGTGCATGCAGAATTAGAAGGTGATAAATTGGTCTTTACCGCAGATAGTGATGCCATTATCACAAAGGGCATTATAGCCATTTTGATTCGGGCCTACAGCGATCAGAGACCTCAAGACATCATCGAAGCCAATACTGGCTTCATTGATGAAATTGGACTAAAAGAGCATTTGTCGCCTACAAGGGCCAATGGTCTGGTCAGCATGATCAAACAGTTGAAACTGTATGCCGTGGCCTATCAAACACAATTGAACTAA
- a CDS encoding aminotransferase class V-fold PLP-dependent enzyme — protein MIGTTFNIGTIRKDFPILNRKVNGKPLVYFDNAATSQTPKQVIDVIVDYYQRYNANIHRGVHTLSQEATDAYEEARGKIQRHFNIAKPHEVIFTSGTTHGINLVANGFSSFIQKGDEVLVSAMEHHSNIVPWQMLCERTGAVLKVIPMNLEGELIMDEYHNLLSEKTKLVFCNHVSNALGTVNPIKEIIEAAHRAGAAVLIDGAQAAPHIKADVQALNVDFYTVSAHKMCGPTGIGMLYGKEEWLQKLPPYQGGGEMIAEVTFEKTTYADLPHKFEAGTPNVCGGIAFGAALDYMNGIGFDAIATYEQELLEYATEELLKIEGLKIYGTAKEKTSVISFNIEGFHPYDIGTILDKLGIAVRTGHHCAQPIMDFYRIPGTVRASFSFYNTKEEIEAMVEAVKRAKAMLL, from the coding sequence ATGATAGGTACAACCTTTAACATAGGAACCATCCGTAAAGACTTCCCGATTCTAAATCGTAAGGTCAATGGAAAGCCTTTGGTCTATTTTGACAATGCGGCCACTTCCCAGACCCCTAAACAGGTCATCGATGTCATTGTTGATTATTACCAACGGTACAACGCCAACATACACCGAGGGGTACACACCCTTTCGCAAGAGGCCACCGATGCCTATGAAGAAGCTAGGGGCAAAATTCAAAGGCATTTCAACATTGCCAAACCCCATGAAGTGATTTTCACTTCGGGCACTACCCATGGTATCAATTTGGTGGCCAATGGCTTTTCTTCCTTTATACAAAAAGGAGATGAAGTTTTGGTCTCGGCCATGGAGCACCATAGCAATATCGTGCCCTGGCAGATGCTCTGTGAACGAACAGGGGCGGTTTTAAAGGTGATTCCCATGAATTTGGAAGGTGAGTTGATCATGGATGAATATCACAACCTCCTTTCCGAAAAAACAAAATTGGTGTTCTGCAACCATGTTTCGAATGCACTGGGTACGGTCAATCCCATTAAGGAAATTATCGAAGCGGCCCATCGGGCAGGCGCAGCCGTTTTGATCGATGGTGCCCAAGCGGCCCCCCATATAAAGGCCGATGTGCAAGCCTTGAATGTGGATTTCTACACGGTCTCCGCCCACAAAATGTGTGGCCCCACCGGAATCGGAATGCTGTATGGAAAAGAAGAATGGCTACAAAAGTTGCCCCCTTATCAAGGCGGTGGTGAAATGATAGCTGAGGTGACCTTTGAAAAGACCACCTATGCCGACTTACCGCACAAGTTTGAGGCCGGTACACCCAATGTTTGTGGTGGCATCGCTTTTGGTGCAGCACTCGATTACATGAACGGTATCGGGTTTGATGCCATAGCGACCTACGAACAAGAACTGCTTGAATATGCCACGGAAGAGCTGCTAAAAATCGAAGGGCTCAAGATTTATGGTACGGCAAAAGAAAAAACATCGGTCATATCGTTCAACATCGAGGGGTTTCACCCCTATGACATCGGCACGATTTTAGACAAACTGGGTATTGCCGTACGCACCGGCCACCATTGCGCACAACCGATTATGGACTTCTACCGGATTCCCGGTACGGTTCGGGCCAGTTTTAGTTTTTATAATACCAAAGAAGAGATCGAGGCAATGGTCGAGGCGGTCAAAAGGGCCAAAGCTATGTTATTGTAA
- the sufD gene encoding Fe-S cluster assembly protein SufD, whose protein sequence is MDLKDKLISSFMAFENNVDVNHPVHDIRSEAIKTFEAKGFPTKKQEAWKYTSLNNLQKVDFSVFPKVENALEYKDVKKYFLHEIDTYKIVFIDGVYSSYLSETTHDGVDVCLMSSALTKPMYKQVIDVYFNKVASKDESLTTLNTAFSKEGAYIYIPKNKAPRKPIQILHLATGNEAALMLQPRNLIIAEENAELQVIERHQSLTGNEVFTNSVTEIFAAKDAIVDYYKVQNDVNTASLVDNTYISQKDNSVVRVHTFSFGGKLTRNNLNFYQNGERIDSTLKGITILGEKQHVDHHTLVHHAEPNCESHQDYKGVFGERSTGVFNGKIIVDKIAQKTNAFQQNNNVLISDKATVNSKPQLEIFADDVKCSHGCTIGQLDEEALFYLQSRGIPKKEAAALLMYAFANNVLESVRIPELKTRINKLIANKLGVRLGFEL, encoded by the coding sequence ATGGATTTAAAAGACAAACTCATATCATCGTTCATGGCGTTTGAGAACAATGTCGATGTGAACCATCCGGTGCACGACATTCGATCTGAAGCGATCAAAACCTTTGAGGCGAAAGGGTTTCCGACCAAAAAACAGGAAGCTTGGAAGTACACCTCTTTGAACAATTTGCAAAAGGTCGATTTCAGTGTGTTTCCGAAAGTAGAGAATGCACTCGAGTATAAAGATGTCAAAAAGTATTTTCTTCACGAGATCGATACCTATAAAATTGTATTTATCGATGGTGTCTATAGCAGTTATCTATCTGAGACCACCCATGATGGGGTCGATGTCTGTTTGATGAGCTCTGCTTTGACCAAGCCCATGTACAAACAGGTCATTGACGTTTATTTCAACAAAGTGGCCTCTAAAGATGAATCACTGACTACCTTGAACACGGCATTCAGCAAAGAGGGGGCCTATATCTATATTCCCAAGAACAAGGCACCGAGAAAGCCCATTCAGATTTTGCATTTGGCAACGGGCAATGAAGCGGCCCTGATGTTACAGCCCCGTAATTTGATCATTGCGGAAGAAAATGCTGAACTTCAGGTAATCGAGCGTCACCAAAGTTTGACAGGCAATGAAGTCTTTACCAATTCGGTGACCGAGATCTTTGCGGCCAAAGACGCCATTGTTGATTACTACAAGGTACAGAACGATGTTAATACAGCTTCGTTGGTCGATAACACCTATATTTCGCAGAAAGATAACAGCGTGGTTCGGGTACATACCTTTTCTTTTGGTGGAAAGTTAACCCGCAACAACCTTAACTTTTACCAAAATGGTGAACGTATCGATTCGACCTTGAAGGGAATTACCATTTTAGGCGAAAAGCAGCATGTTGACCACCACACTTTGGTGCACCATGCCGAGCCCAACTGCGAGAGCCATCAAGATTATAAAGGTGTTTTCGGCGAAAGGTCAACGGGGGTCTTCAACGGTAAGATCATTGTCGATAAGATTGCCCAAAAGACCAATGCCTTTCAGCAGAACAACAATGTGCTCATCAGCGACAAGGCGACCGTAAACTCAAAGCCCCAGCTTGAGATTTTTGCCGATGATGTCAAATGTTCACATGGTTGCACCATTGGCCAATTGGATGAGGAGGCACTCTTTTATCTTCAGTCAAGGGGTATCCCCAAAAAGGAAGCGGCGGCGTTGCTCATGTATGCCTTTGCCAATAATGTGTTGGAAAGCGTCCGTATTCCTGAATTGAAGACCCGTATCAATAAATTGATCGCGAATAAGTTGGGTGTTCGATTGGGCTTTGAACTATAA
- a CDS encoding four helix bundle protein: MATVKYFEDLDVWQEARRLSKEIIEISKKTDLKSDFRLRDQIKASSGSVMDNIAEGFERDGNREFIQFLSISKSSAGETRSQLYRIYDNGYISEDKLFDLIKDYKILSKRIANFMAYLNKEDFKGLKFRNGVVNNRNLKHQTKFDGKHETKE; the protein is encoded by the coding sequence ATGGCAACTGTAAAGTATTTTGAAGATTTGGATGTTTGGCAAGAGGCACGAAGATTGTCCAAAGAAATAATTGAAATATCCAAAAAGACAGACTTGAAATCTGATTTTCGATTGAGAGATCAAATAAAAGCTTCTTCGGGCTCAGTTATGGACAATATCGCTGAAGGATTTGAAAGAGATGGAAATAGGGAATTCATACAATTTCTATCTATCTCTAAATCTTCCGCTGGTGAAACAAGGTCGCAATTGTACCGCATTTATGATAATGGATATATATCTGAAGACAAATTATTTGATCTAATAAAGGACTACAAAATTCTGAGCAAACGTATTGCAAATTTCATGGCCTATCTGAACAAAGAGGATTTCAAAGGCTTGAAATTCAGGAACGGAGTGGTAAACAATAGAAACTTGAAACATCAAACAAAGTTTGATGGGAAACATGAAACCAAAGAATAA
- the sufC gene encoding Fe-S cluster assembly ATPase SufC encodes MLKIKNLHAGVDGKKILNGINLEVNAGEVHAIMGPNGSGKSTLAEVIAGKEEFEIKKGSIELDGEDLEELAPEERAHKGIFLSFQYPVEIPGVSVTNFMKTAINESRKARGLEDMPANQMLKLIREKSEMLDIDRKFLSRSLNEGFSGGEKKRNEIFQLAMMEPKLAILDETDSGLDIDALRIVANGVNKLRGKDNAIVVITHYQRLLEYIVPDYVHVLHEGKIVKSGDKDLALELEEKGYDWIKQEATV; translated from the coding sequence ATGCTAAAAATCAAGAATTTACATGCCGGTGTCGACGGCAAAAAAATATTGAATGGTATAAACTTAGAGGTGAATGCCGGAGAGGTACATGCCATCATGGGCCCCAACGGTTCGGGCAAGAGTACCTTGGCCGAGGTCATTGCGGGCAAAGAAGAGTTTGAGATAAAGAAGGGTAGCATCGAACTCGATGGGGAAGACTTGGAAGAACTCGCCCCTGAAGAGCGAGCACATAAGGGAATTTTCCTTTCGTTTCAATATCCAGTTGAAATTCCGGGAGTGTCGGTGACCAATTTCATGAAAACGGCCATCAACGAATCACGCAAGGCCAGGGGGCTTGAAGATATGCCGGCAAACCAGATGTTGAAACTCATCCGTGAGAAATCAGAGATGCTCGATATCGACAGAAAGTTTCTTTCGCGTTCGTTGAACGAAGGTTTTTCAGGCGGTGAAAAGAAGCGGAACGAAATCTTTCAATTGGCGATGATGGAGCCAAAACTCGCCATTTTAGATGAAACCGATTCAGGGCTCGACATCGACGCCCTGCGCATCGTGGCCAATGGGGTGAACAAGTTGCGGGGCAAAGACAACGCCATCGTTGTGATCACCCATTACCAGCGATTGCTCGAATATATCGTGCCCGATTATGTACATGTGCTGCACGAGGGCAAAATCGTGAAGTCGGGCGACAAAGACCTGGCCCTTGAACTGGAAGAGAAAGGGTACGATTGGATCAAACAAGAAGCTACTGTTTAG